TTTGAGACCTTCGATCAGGTCGCTGAGTTCCATGATGGTGAGGCCGCTGAGCTGCTCCATGAGTGCTGCTTTGTCGTAAGCCATGAGTATGTCCTCCTGAAATTGGATTGGGGGAAAGAAAAGCTTGGAGAGGGTGAGACACCGGGCTTAAGCGCCGGCGCCTTCTTCTTCGAGCTTGGTGCGGTACGCTTCGAGGATGCCCACGAAGTTCGAGAGCTGGGCCGAGAGCACACCGACAAGTTCACCTTGCAGGCTCTGCTTGCTGCCGAGGCTGGCGAGGCGCTCAACGACCCGCACGTCGACGCGGCTGCCTTCCACGTAGCCGCCCTTGACGGCAGGAATGCCCTTGTCGTTGCCCTTGGCAGCGTCACTCAGGGCCTTGGCGACCCCAGCGGGATCATCCTGGGCCAGCACAAGGGCGCTCGGGCCCTTCAGCGCGTCGCTGAAGTCATGCCCGCCGCCTTGTAGGGCGAGGTGGATCAGGGTGTTTTTGGCAACGATCAGCTGCCCGCCCTTTTCGCGAATGGCTTTGCGCAGGCCACTGAGCTGCCCGGCAGTCAGGCCCTGGTAATCGACAACGTAAAACGTTTCGATGCCCTCAAGGCTGCCCTGCAGGCTACCCAGCGTCTGCTGGTTCTTTTCGTTCGCCACGTGTGACCTCCTCTGTGGTGAACAAGTTCAGGTGCAACACTTCGCACGGAGGCGCTTTCACCTGACAACTCGGCGGGATATTTAAACCTGGCAAGTCCCCGCTGTCTTCGGTGCCGTATGAGAGGGCGGATTGGAAAGGTGCGACGTGATGGTTGCACCGGGGTGCCGTTGGGAAGGAGGCAGGGGCGTTCAGGCCCCCACCCCAGGGGGATCAGGCCTGGCCCGCGCTGCTCAGGGTGAGCGGAATGCTCGGCCCCATCGTGGTGGTCAGGTAGGCGCTGCGCAGGAAAACGCCTTTGGCGTTGCCCGGCTTGGCCGCCTCGACCGCCGAGATCAGCGCGGCGTAGTTGGCGCTGAGGTTGCTCGGGTCAAAGCTCGCCTTACCGATCGGCGCGTGCACGACACCGGTCTTGTCGTTGCGGAACTCAATCCGGCCGGCCTTGAGGCCGCGCACCATACCGGCCACATCGGGGCCGACGGTGCCGCTCTTGGGGTTAGGCAGGAGGCCACGCGGCCCGAGCAGACGCGCGAGCTTCTGGCCGATCTGGGCCATCATGTCAGGGGTCGCCACGACGGCGTCGAAGTCCATGAAGCCGCCAGCGATGCGCTCGATCAGCTCTTCGCTGCCCACGACATCGGCGCCGGCGTCCTGCGCCGCCTGCACGTTCTCACCCTTGGTGATCACGGCGACGCGCACGCTGCGGCCCGTGCCGTGCGGAAGGGCCACCGTGCCGCGCACGTTCTGATCGCTCTTGCGCGGATCGATGCCGAGGCGGAAGTGAACTTCCACCGTCTCGTCGAACTTGGCGGTCGCCAGTTCCTTGACGAGGGTGGCCGCTTCGTCAATGGTGTACTGCTTGTTGCGGTCCACCTTGTCCATCAGCGCGCGGTAACGCTTGCCGTGCTTAGGCATTGGGGGCCCCCTCAATGGTCACGCCCATAGAGCGGGCGGTGCCGGCGACCGTGTTCGCAGCTGCTTCGACGCTGCCCGCGTTGAGGTCAGGCATCTTGGTCTTGGCGATCTCAAGCACCTGATCCCAGTTGAGCTTACCGACCTTCGCCTTGTTGGGCGTCGGGCTGCCCTTCTGGAGTCCGGCCGCTTTGCGGATCAGATAGCTCATGGGCGGCGTCTTCGTGATGAAGGTAAACGACCGGTCGGCATAGATGGTAATTTCCACCGGGATGATCGCGTCACCCTTATCCGCCGTCTGGGCGTTGAACGCCTTGGTAAACTCCATGATGTTTGCGCCGTACTGCCCGAGCGCAGGACCCACGGGGGGGGCCGGAGTGGCCTTCCCTGCCGGGAGTTGCAGTTTGACGATACCCGTCACTTTCTTCATTGCTCATGCCTCCTTAGCTCCCCCAGATCGCCCTGCTCAGGCTCTGCCCACGCAGGAGCCGGGGTGCTGACGCTAAGTCCCGTCCGCTTCACGCTGAAATCAGACAGCAACTTTTCTATTGTACCGGCGCCCTCACAGATTGCAAGGGGGCAGGTCCATCACTTGGCGACTTGCGCGAAGTCGAGTTCGACCGGCGTTTCACGCCCGAAGATACTCACCAGCACCTTGACCTTCGCCTGGGCTCCATTGACCTCGCTGATCACGCCACTGAAGTCGGCAAAGGGTCCAGCGGTGACGCGCACCATGTCGCCGGCTTTGAAGTTAATCTTGACCTTGGGCGCCTCCTCAACCACCGGTTGCGCCGCGACTCCTACCGACATCAGCAGGCGCTGAACTTCCTCAGAGGTCAGGGGAACCGGACGGGTCGCCGTTCCGACAAAGCCAGTCACGCCGCTGGTGCCGCGCACCACTTCCCAGGACTCACCGAGTTCGCCCGGTGCGTCGTCATCCTCGACGTCCATCTGGACGAAGACGTAGCCCGGAAACAGCTTGCGCTTGACGTTGACCTTTTTGCCGCCGTCTTGCAACTCGACGGCTTCTTCTTCAGGCTGAATTACCTGAAAGATCTTGGTGCGGTACATCCCGAGCCGCTTGGCCCGGTCCATCAACTGCTCCTGCACCCGA
The DNA window shown above is from Deinococcus reticulitermitis and carries:
- the nusG gene encoding transcription termination/antitermination protein NusG, with translation MSIEWYAVHTYVGQEDRVQEQLMDRAKRLGMYRTKIFQVIQPEEEAVELQDGGKKVNVKRKLFPGYVFVQMDVEDDDAPGELGESWEVVRGTSGVTGFVGTATRPVPLTSEEVQRLLMSVGVAAQPVVEEAPKVKINFKAGDMVRVTAGPFADFSGVISEVNGAQAKVKVLVSIFGRETPVELDFAQVAK
- the rplJ gene encoding 50S ribosomal protein L10, with translation MANEKNQQTLGSLQGSLEGIETFYVVDYQGLTAGQLSGLRKAIREKGGQLIVAKNTLIHLALQGGGHDFSDALKGPSALVLAQDDPAGVAKALSDAAKGNDKGIPAVKGGYVEGSRVDVRVVERLASLGSKQSLQGELVGVLSAQLSNFVGILEAYRTKLEEEGAGA
- the rplA gene encoding 50S ribosomal protein L1, whose protein sequence is MPKHGKRYRALMDKVDRNKQYTIDEAATLVKELATAKFDETVEVHFRLGIDPRKSDQNVRGTVALPHGTGRSVRVAVITKGENVQAAQDAGADVVGSEELIERIAGGFMDFDAVVATPDMMAQIGQKLARLLGPRGLLPNPKSGTVGPDVAGMVRGLKAGRIEFRNDKTGVVHAPIGKASFDPSNLSANYAALISAVEAAKPGNAKGVFLRSAYLTTTMGPSIPLTLSSAGQA
- the rplK gene encoding 50S ribosomal protein L11; protein product: MKKVTGIVKLQLPAGKATPAPPVGPALGQYGANIMEFTKAFNAQTADKGDAIIPVEITIYADRSFTFITKTPPMSYLIRKAAGLQKGSPTPNKAKVGKLNWDQVLEIAKTKMPDLNAGSVEAAANTVAGTARSMGVTIEGAPNA